Proteins from a genomic interval of Oncorhynchus mykiss isolate Arlee chromosome 21, USDA_OmykA_1.1, whole genome shotgun sequence:
- the si:ch73-269m23.5 gene encoding ceramide-1-phosphate transfer protein, translating to MGINGRLQRYLLPASIMALLLFLSSFWLPQIAMRDCETSWHPCLSFNFYLPTLESPVIPHPGGVQSGGQQGERGVVLGSVPPLQVCQGQQFQVWRLMSHLTSSMATHSDDVLLEHYLYSWDELIKFMESLGPLVSFFSQKVKDKIAVIRELAQQEKEALEKRSPVEGHSGLQTRTSGLQGPAAYSSVRSMVESELQRGLVNFSVRTRSGCRNLLRLHRSLLWILLLLQGLGEGPDAQGVYRTPGELCRDAYTVALAPHHPWLIRSAAELVFVALPDRRVFLDIVCVRKEEEVGPVLNIVVDVMREVYTRTQSILEEHNMIELP from the exons ATGGGCATTAATGGGCGACTGCAACGCTACCTGCTGCCAGCCTCCATCATGGCTCTGCTGCTCTTCCTCAGTTCTTTCTGGCTCC CTCAGATTGCAATGCGTGATTGTGAGACCTCCTGGCACCCCTGTCTGAGTTTCAATTTCTACCTTCCaaca CTGGAGAGCCCTGTTATTCCTCATCCAGGAGGGGTGCAGAGTGGGGGACAGCAGGGTGAGAGGGGTGTAGTGTTGGGTTCTGTGCCCCCTCTCCAGGTGTGTCAAGGTCAACAATTCCAGGTGTGGCGTCTCATGTCCCACCTGACCTCTTCCATGGCTACGCACTCTGATGATGTTCTGCTGGAGCACTACCTCTACAGCTGGGACGAACTCATCaa gtttATGGAATCTCTCGGACCTCTGGTCAGTTTTTTCTCTCAGAAGGTCAAGGATAAGATCGCTGTCATCAGAGAGCTGGCCCAGCAGGAGAAAGAGGCCCTTGAGAAACGAAGTCCAGTAGAAGGACACTCTGGACTACAAACTCGCACATCAGGACTACAAGGCCCAGCGGCCTACAGTTCAGTGCGTTCCATGGTGGAGTCGGAGCTGCAAAGGGGCTTGGTGAACTTCAGTGTGCGGACGCGCTCCGGCTGCAGAAATCTGCTGCGGCTCCACCGTTCGCTGCTCTGGATCCTGCTGCTACTGCAGGGCCTGGGGGAGGGACCGGACGCACAGGGGGTTTaccgcacccctggggagctctgCAG GGATGCGTACACCGTGGCCCTGGCCCCCCATCACCCCTGGTTGATCCGCAGTGCGGCTGAGCTGGTGTTTGTAGCTCTGCCAGACAGAAGAGTGTTCCTGGATATAGTTTGTGTGAGAAAAGAGGAGGAAGTTGGGCCGGTGCTCAACATTGTTGTAGACGTTATGAGAGAggtatacacacgcacacagagcaTACTGGAAGAACACAACATGATAGAGCTGCCatag